A portion of the Punica granatum isolate Tunisia-2019 chromosome 7, ASM765513v2, whole genome shotgun sequence genome contains these proteins:
- the LOC116214398 gene encoding uncharacterized protein LOC116214398, producing MADDAGRNRVNADEREAADVAALGQRVGQVEQTLHEILNRLNALGLRDRGDADDGRAERVAPRAPQCLPRRMLVIDDSDDDEELFIEDFLDWLLEVEQFFEFMEVPEEKLVKLVAYPLKGGASAWWDRMQGNRALEGRGPARSLALKAKLLLQERRSTFRKNFANSTQSQDDKGRTFFLGSTSKSEQGIKDKVAERRAAPVSDSVRNSNSSKQQSDLKCYKCNQPRHRSSDCPCRKTLAVVEAEDDVEDVLCSPDDEQDAGVYDEDDYSQALVIRKLMLAPKQEDESQRNKLFQTRCLIKSRPFIVIINSGSQENIIRKAVVEKLKLPMEKHSNPYSVGWIKAVGEIRVNERCKVPFSIGRYRDEVYCDLVDMEACHLLLGHPWKYDNDSKHLGRDNTYQLVKEGVRYTLLPMSKKSSPKADVKGDSTAFLIESHSEREMDAKFKESGEMHILIVKELPITQQEEKTPEEVQALLAEFEEIIPDELPPMRDIQHQIGLIPGASLPNLPHYRMSPKENAILKEKIEELLRKGHIREILSPCAVPAPLVPKKDGSWRMCVDSRAINKITVGYKFPIPRLDDMLDQLHGSAVFSKIDLRSGYHQIRIRPGDEWKTAFKTRDGLYERLVMPFGLSNAPSTFMRLMNQVLKSFIGRFVVVYFDNILIYSKSAEEHLEHLHEVLLVLRENKLYVNMKKCSFMKSELLFLRFIVSANGIRVDEEKVWAIHDWPTPKSVGELFEVECDASGVGVGAVLSQEKRPMAFFSEKLNDARRKWSTYDEDFTPSSNL from the exons ATGGCTGACGACGCTGGTCGGAACCGTGTTAACGCCGATGAGCGGGAGGCGGCTGACGTAGCAGCTCTTGGTCAACGAGTCGGGCAAGTGGAGCAAACACTCCACGAGATCCTCAACCGACTTAATGCTCTTGGGCTGCGTGATCGAGGCGATGCGGATGATGGTCGGGCGGAGAGAGTTGCACCCCGTGCACCTCAGTGTCTTCCTCGGAGGATGCTAGTGATCGATGACTCGGATGACGATGAGGAACTCTT CATTGAGGATTTCCTCGATTGGCTGTTGGAGGTGGAGCAGTTCTTCGAATTCATGGAGGTCCCTGAGGAGAAGCTTGTGAAGTTGGTGGCCTACCCGTTGAAAGGGGGTGCCTCAGCTTGGTGGGATCGAATGCAAGGAAACCGAGCTCTTGAAGGGAGAGGGCCC GCACGGAGCTTGGCCTTAAAGGCTAAGTTGTTGTTGCAAGAGCGGAGGAGTACTTTTCGGAAGAATTTTGCTAATTCGACTCAGTCACAAGACGACAAGGGGCGAACTTTCTTTCTGGGATCTACAAGCAAATCCGAACAAGGGATAAAGGATAAGGTGGCCGAAAGGCGGGCTGCACCGGTTTCCGATAGTGTACGAAATTCGAATTcctccaaacaacaatcagaTCTCAAGTGCTACAAATGCAATCAGCCGAGGCACCGTTCAAGTGATTGCCCTTGTAGAAAGACATTGGCTGTAGTAGAGGCAGAAGATGATGTTGAAGACGTGCTTTGTAGTCCAGATGACGAGCAAGACGCGGGAGTATACGATGAGGATGATTATTCGCAAGCTCTCGTAATAAGGAAGTTGATGTTGGCCCCGAAGCAAGAAGATGAGTCTCAGCGGAACAAGCTATTTCAAACCCGTTGCTTGATCAAGTCTCGTCCATTTATTGTGATCATTAATAGTGGCAGCCAAGAGAACATTATCAGGAAGGCagtggtggagaagctgaagcTGCCTATGGAAAAGCATTCCAATCCATACTCTGTTGGTTGGATTAAAGCCGTGGGAGAGATCCGAGTGAATGAACGCTGCAAGGTGCCGTTTTCTATTGGCCGCTACCGAGATGAGGTGTATTGCGACCTTGTGGATATGGAAGCGTGCCATCTTTTACTCGGGCATCCTTGGAAGTATGACAACGATTCAAAGCACTTGGGGCGTGACAACACCTATCAATTGGTGAAGGAAGGGGTGCGATACACTTTGTTGCCTATGTCTAAGAAGTCGAGCCCCAAAGCTGATGTGAAGGGAGATAGTACGGCTTTCCTGATTGAGTCACATTCGGAGCGAGAGATGGATGCGAAGTTCAAGGAGTCGGGAGAGATGCATATATTGATCGTAAAGGAGCTGCCTATTACTCAGCAAGAAGAGAAGACTCCCGAAGAAGTGCAAGCTCTACTAGCCGAGTTTGAGGAGATTATTCCTGATGAGTTACCTCCGATGCGTGATATTCAGCACCAAATAGGCTTGATCCCGGGAGCAAGTTTGCCAAACTTACCACATTATCGGATGAGCCCAAAGGAGAATGCAATATTGAAGGAGAAAATTGAAGAGTTGCTGCGAAAGGGGCATATTCGAGAAATCCTTAGCCCATGTGCGGTTCCAGCTCCACTAGTGCCAAAGAAGGATGGGAGTTGGCGTATGTGCGTGGACAGCCGTGCAATCAACAAAATCACGGTGGGTTACAAGTTTCCTATTCCTCGGCTCGATGATATGTTGGATCAGCTCCATGGGTCAGCggtgttttcaaagatcgaCTTGCGGAGTGGATACCACCAGATTCGTATTCGAccaggagatgaatggaaaactgcgtTCAAAACAAGGGATGGCCTCTATGAGCGGCTTGTCATGCCATTCGGCCTTTCCAATGCCCCAAGCACCTTCATGAGGCTTATGAATCAGGTACTCAAGTCTTTCATTGGGCGTTTTGTGGTGGTATACTTTGATAATATCTTAATATATAGCAAATCAGCTGAGGAGCATTTAGAGCACTTGCATGAGGTTTTGCTTGTGTTGCGTGAGAACAAGCTTTATGTGAACATGAAGAAGTGTAGTTTCATGAAATCAGAGTTGTTGTTCCTCAGATTTATTGTGAGTGCTAATGGTATTCGGGTAGATGAGGAGAAGGTTTGGGCGATTCATGATTGGCCTACGCCGAAGTCAGTAGGGGAG CTATTTGAAGTTGAGTGCGATGCTAGTGGTGTGGGCGTTGGGGCTGTGCTTTCGCAAGAAAAGAGACCCATGGCCTTCTTTAGTGAGAAATTGAATGATGCTCGTCGGAAGTGGTCAACTTATGATGAGGATTTTACGCCGTCTTCCAATCTTTGA
- the LOC116214399 gene encoding uncharacterized protein LOC116214399, with product MFHGTLKGAYYSHLMGHKSTFSEMIMAGKQVDLGIKLGRLEGPTKKGEGESSRKTALAATLTGGRRSKEASVNAVNVGHNVPQQYSVSFTPAPSTTPAYAPPPSPYPSQYLAQPVYYSTPPTAFSSAPQQVVHHYAPAPPQTPQYRPPASRTPQPTQQAPAPQGQQGGAMQARQRIQFTPLPTPLSHIYRQLLAGDMIRPTVPGSSFVPANQDQSLRCEYHSGAPGHTTDNCWKLREEVQKLINSKKISFNAIRPPNVQANPLPDHGSSSGPTINMISICTMREDESQQEGPAPFVIEYVPAEATVGFTGSSAAPAPFIIEVPARETYQDSKVPWTYEGSVGNLEQQFSVMGVTRSGRVYTNPDIASKGKAPAASGAAPEAPPISQKKPHRAALLRVLTAAQVLKETAPDRIEETVSSIFSNAISFSDDELPSEGWAHSRALHIVCKCNNFIIGRVMIDNGSALNVCPVSTLKQMNVDLHRVRPSKIAVRAFDGSRREVNGEIDLLIDVGPCSFSVTFQVLDIPNAFSLLLGRPWIHSAGAVPSSLHQRIKFIADDRLITVKGEEDYAIYKETAVPYISIGDDENLPFHSFETISVIRDYGEVRPSRADRMVEKVLMRHNYVPGTGLGAKGQGINCPIEIEEYKNRRGLGFRPSCHESIEARRGKHLHHLAVHYGKINRGIPVLPLSHLFPAPPHIVGGTLDGPSSISDAKPVNLPVICAVTEETPLGVHIRLAQKNEELNNWTSVPCYSVVIADV from the exons ATGTTTCATGGGACTCTCAAGGGGGCTTACTACTCTCACCTCATGGGTCACAAGTCTACTTTCTCGGAGATGATTATGGCCGGGAAGCAGGTAGACCTGGGCATCAAACTCGGAAGGTTAGAGGGCCCGACAAAGAAAGGGGAAGGAGAGTCCTCGAGGAAGACTGCCTTAGCAGCCACCCTCACTGGCGGCAGAAGGAGTAAGGAGGCATCGGTCAATGCCGTCAATGTGGGCCACAACGTGCCGCAACAGTACTCGGTGAGCTTCACGCCCGCACCATCTACCACCCCCGCGTATGCTCCACCGCCTTCGCCCTATCCGTCTCAGTATCTCGCTCAACCGGTTTATTATTCGACTCCGCCGACAGCATTTTCATCGGCCCCGCAACAAGTCGTCCATCATTATGCTCCCGCTCCTCCTCAGACCCCGCAGTACAGGCCTCcggcttcgagaactcctcagccgACGCAACAGGCCCCAGCCCCACAGGGTCAACAAGGCGGTGCAATGCAAGCTCGGCAGCGCATACAGTTCACACCCCTGCCTACCCCGCTCTCCCATATATACAGGCAACTATTAGCCGGCGACATGATCCGACCAACGGTTCCCGGTTCCAGTTTCGTTCCGGCAAACCAAGATCAGAGTCTACGCTGCGAGTACCATTCAGGTGCACCCGGGCACACCACCGACAACTGTTGGAAATTGCGGGAGGAGGTTCAGAAGTTGATCAATAGTAAAAAGATCTCGTTCAATGCCATTAGGCCCCCGAACGTGCAAGCTAACCCTCTCCCTGATCACGGGTCAAGCTCGGGGCCCACCATCAATATGATCAGTATTTGCACTATGAGAGAGGACGAGAGCCAACAGGAGGGCCCTGCTCCATTTGTAATTGAGTATGTCCCCGCTGAAGCCACTGTAGGGTTCACAGGGTCTAGTGCCGCGCCCGCCCCGTTCATAATAGAAGTCCCCGCTCGAGAGACGTACCAAGAcagcaaggtcccctggacctatgaaggaAGTGTTGGGAACCTTGAGCAGCAGTTCAGTGTCATGGGCGTGACACGCTCGGGCCGGGTGTACACGAACCCGGATATCGCAAGCAAAGGTAAGGCTCCCGCTGCATCCGGAGCTGCTCCGGAAGCCCCGCCTATCTCGcagaagaag CCACACCGAGCAGCCCTCCTACGAGTCCTCACCGCAGCACAGGTTCTCAAGGAGACAGCCCCGGATCGGATTGAAGAGACCGTCAGCTCGATTTTCTCCAATGCCATCTCATTTTCAGATGACGAGCTCCCCTCCGAAGGATGGGCACACtcacgggcgttgcacatcgtctgcaagtgcaacaatttcATCattggccgggtcatgatcgacaacggctccgcCCTCAATGTTTGCCCAGTGTCCACGTTGAAgcaaatgaatgtggacctccACCGCGTCCGCCCGAGCAAAATCgcggttcgagcctttgacggctcacGGAGGGAAGTGAATGGGGAGATTGACCTCTTGATCGATGTCGGCCCGTGCTCATTCAGCGTCACATTTCAGGTCCTTGACATCCCAAATGCTTTTAGCCTGCTCCTCGGGAGACCCTGGATCCACTCAGCTGGAGCCGTGCCCTCGTCCCTGCACCAAAGGATCAAGTTCATCGCTGATGATCGGCTCATTACGGTCAAGGGTGAAGAGgactacgccatctacaaagaAACGGCTGTGCCCTATATTAGCATCGGAGACGACGAGAACCTCCCATTCCATTCAttcgagaccatctccgtcattcgggACTATGGGGAGGTCCGTCCATCTCGTGCTGACCGCATGGTCGAGAAGGTCCTTATGCGTCACAACTACGTTCCCGGTACCGGGCTTGGAGCAAAGGGGCAGGGGATCAATTGCCCCATCGAGATTgaagagtacaagaacaggaggggactcggttttcgcccttcctgccacGAGAGTATCGAGGCTCGTAGGGGCAAGCACCTCCACCATCTCGCCGTGCATTACgggaagatcaacaggggcatcccaGTTCTCCCACTCTCTCATTTGTTTCCTGCACCGCCGCACATCGTCGGAGGTActcttgacggcccttcctcgatTTCAGATGCCAAGCCTGTCAATCTGCCAGTCATatgcgccgtcaccgaggagactcCTCTAGGGGTCCATATCCGCCTTGCACAGAAGAATGAGGAgctcaacaactggacctcagtcccgtgCTACTCAgttgtgatcgccgatgtgtaa